A genomic stretch from Thermomonospora umbrina includes:
- a CDS encoding MCE family protein, producing MHEGGLFKTGRRLLGLAFALVIVLLIWLSVAIYQKKFTAADIVTLHTSSAGNEMHPQADVKLRGVVVGQVREIEANGAGARLTLAFKPGMLRHVPADVTAQMLPTTLFGARYVALIPPAAPSPRPLTAGTVISQDRSSNAVELEQVLENVLPLLTAVKPERLAATLNAVAEALDGRGAQLGQTMVQLDAYLKKFNPYLPQMNRDLRRLVQLTHDYADVAPDFLDALEDFAVTSRTLVEQRANLGRMYGTVTEASRIYEEWLRNNSENLILLARNSRPSLELMARYSPSWPCTLRMLRDFVPSMDRALGKGTKKPGLSVTVNVTQSRGRYLPGKDRPVYRPGKGPRCYSVPYDGIGHAPDGSGSGGGGVSPAPVPVGAPGPRGLGTPNSPEENQILNELLAPQLGRPHTELPDWSSVLVGPIYRGTEVTLK from the coding sequence ATGCACGAGGGCGGACTGTTCAAGACCGGCCGCAGGCTGCTCGGCCTCGCGTTCGCACTGGTGATCGTGCTGCTGATCTGGCTGTCGGTGGCCATCTACCAGAAGAAGTTCACCGCCGCCGACATCGTCACGCTGCACACGTCCAGCGCGGGCAACGAGATGCACCCGCAGGCCGACGTGAAGCTGCGCGGGGTGGTGGTCGGCCAGGTCCGCGAGATCGAGGCGAACGGCGCGGGGGCCCGGCTGACGCTGGCGTTCAAGCCCGGCATGCTCCGGCACGTCCCCGCCGACGTGACCGCGCAGATGCTGCCGACCACGCTGTTCGGCGCCCGGTACGTGGCGCTGATCCCGCCCGCCGCCCCCTCGCCGCGGCCCCTGACCGCCGGCACCGTCATCAGCCAGGACCGCAGCAGCAACGCGGTCGAGCTGGAGCAGGTGCTGGAGAACGTCCTGCCGCTGCTGACGGCGGTCAAGCCGGAACGGCTCGCCGCCACCCTCAACGCCGTCGCGGAGGCGCTGGACGGGCGGGGCGCCCAACTCGGGCAGACGATGGTGCAGCTCGACGCGTACCTGAAGAAGTTCAACCCGTACCTCCCGCAGATGAACCGCGACCTGCGGCGGCTGGTGCAGCTCACCCACGACTACGCCGACGTGGCACCCGACTTCCTGGACGCGCTGGAGGACTTCGCGGTGACCAGCCGCACCCTCGTCGAACAGCGCGCCAACCTCGGCCGGATGTACGGGACGGTGACGGAGGCGTCGCGGATCTATGAGGAGTGGCTCCGCAACAACAGCGAGAACCTCATCCTCCTGGCGCGCAACAGCCGGCCGTCGCTGGAGCTGATGGCCCGGTACTCGCCGTCGTGGCCGTGCACGCTGCGGATGCTACGCGACTTCGTCCCGTCGATGGACCGGGCGCTGGGCAAGGGCACCAAGAAGCCCGGCCTGTCGGTCACCGTCAACGTGACGCAGTCCCGGGGCCGGTACCTGCCCGGCAAGGACAGGCCCGTCTACCGGCCGGGCAAGGGCCCCCGCTGCTACTCCGTCCCGTACGACGGCATCGGCCACGCCCCGGACGGCTCCGGGTCCGGCGGGGGAGGCGTGTCGCCGGCCCCCGTGCCCGTCGGCGCCCCCGGCCCGCGCGGCCTGGGCACGCCCAACTCTCCCGAGGAGAACCAGATCCTCAACGAACTGCTCGCACCGCAGCTCGGCCGCCCGCACACCGAACTGCCCGACTGGAGCAGCGTGCTGGTGGGCCCGATCTACCGGGGCACGGAGGTGACGCTCAAGTGA
- a CDS encoding MCE family protein, with translation MRSIQERNPVPIALVGLVIVIALGLVAYRADDLPVLGGGTTYTAHFSEAAGLTTGSEVRVAGVKVGKVTDVELDRTRVRVSFRVKDTWIGDSSGAAIAIKTLLGDKYLAISPLGAAAQNPDLTIPLNRTRAPYDVTQAFQDLGATVGRLDTVKIAQSLEAIATTFKDTSPEVRHALDGLSALSRTISSRDDRLKRLLLGSDRLTGTIADQNDQFETLLKDGNLLLEELNLRRQAIHRLLTATRALARELIGFVDDTWIRLEPTLNALDRVTTVLEKNQKHLDKALSVVGPYYRLVGNTLGNGRWTDAYLCGLTPNEYLEPGSYPENGCMPPKVGGRS, from the coding sequence ATGAGGTCCATCCAGGAGCGCAACCCGGTGCCGATCGCCCTCGTCGGCCTGGTGATCGTGATCGCGCTCGGCCTGGTCGCGTACCGCGCGGACGACCTGCCGGTCCTCGGCGGCGGCACCACCTACACCGCGCACTTCAGCGAGGCCGCCGGGCTCACCACCGGCAGCGAGGTGCGGGTGGCCGGCGTGAAGGTCGGCAAGGTCACCGACGTGGAGCTGGACCGGACCCGGGTGCGGGTGTCGTTCCGGGTCAAGGACACCTGGATCGGCGACTCCAGCGGCGCGGCCATCGCGATCAAGACGCTGCTGGGCGACAAGTACCTGGCGATCAGCCCGCTCGGCGCCGCCGCCCAGAACCCCGACCTGACCATCCCGCTGAACCGCACCCGCGCGCCGTACGACGTCACCCAGGCGTTCCAGGACCTGGGCGCCACCGTCGGGCGACTGGACACGGTCAAGATCGCGCAGAGCCTGGAGGCCATCGCGACGACGTTCAAGGACACCTCCCCGGAGGTCCGCCACGCGCTCGACGGCCTGTCGGCGCTGTCGCGCACCATCTCCTCCAGGGACGACCGGCTCAAGCGGCTGCTGCTCGGGTCCGACCGGCTCACCGGCACCATCGCCGACCAGAACGACCAGTTCGAGACGCTGCTCAAGGACGGCAACCTGCTGCTGGAGGAGCTGAACCTGCGCCGGCAGGCGATCCACCGGCTGCTGACGGCCACCAGGGCGCTCGCCCGCGAGCTGATCGGCTTCGTGGACGACACCTGGATCCGACTGGAGCCCACCCTCAACGCCCTCGACCGGGTGACCACCGTGTTGGAGAAGAACCAGAAGCACCTCGACAAGGCCCTGTCGGTGGTCGGTCCCTACTACCGGCTGGTCGGCAACACCCTCGGCAACGGGCGGTGGACCGACGCCTACCTGTGCGGCCTGACGCCGAACGAGTACCTCGAGCCGGGCTCGTACCCCGAGAACGGCTGCATGCCGCCCAAGGTCGGAGGCCGGTCCTGA
- a CDS encoding MlaE family ABC transporter permease: MSLTADGKVGRRLDRRLSWLDTLGDQVVFYVRALLWVPKATYRYSREIRRLLAEVSFGSGALGVIGGTIGVMVFMTLATGTVVGLQGYAALNQIGTSAFTGFVSAYFNTREIAPLVAGLALSATVGAGFTAQLGAMRINEEVDALEGMGISSVPYLVTTRIIAGFVAIIPLYGMGLLSSYIASRYVTTLYNGQSVGTYDHYFDLFLSPIDVVWSFGKVMVFSVMVILAHCYYGFRATGGPAGVGVAVGRAVRTAIVVISLTDFFLSLAIWGATTTVKVAG; encoded by the coding sequence ATGAGCCTCACCGCTGACGGCAAGGTGGGCCGGCGGCTCGACCGCCGCCTGTCCTGGCTGGACACGCTGGGCGACCAGGTCGTGTTCTACGTGCGGGCGCTGTTGTGGGTGCCCAAGGCCACCTACCGGTACTCCCGGGAGATCCGCCGCCTGCTCGCCGAGGTCAGCTTCGGCAGCGGGGCGCTCGGCGTCATCGGCGGAACGATCGGCGTCATGGTCTTCATGACCCTGGCCACCGGCACCGTGGTGGGCCTGCAGGGGTACGCGGCCCTGAACCAGATCGGGACGTCGGCGTTCACCGGGTTCGTGTCCGCCTACTTCAACACCCGGGAGATCGCGCCCCTGGTCGCCGGGCTGGCGCTGTCGGCGACCGTCGGGGCGGGCTTCACCGCCCAGCTCGGCGCGATGCGGATCAACGAGGAGGTCGACGCGCTGGAGGGCATGGGCATCTCCAGCGTCCCCTACCTGGTCACCACGCGGATCATCGCCGGCTTCGTGGCGATCATCCCGCTGTACGGGATGGGGCTGCTCAGCTCGTACATCGCCTCCCGGTACGTCACCACGCTCTACAACGGGCAGTCGGTCGGCACCTACGACCACTACTTCGACCTGTTCCTGTCGCCGATCGACGTCGTGTGGTCGTTCGGCAAGGTCATGGTCTTCAGCGTGATGGTCATCCTGGCGCACTGCTATTACGGCTTTCGCGCCACGGGCGGTCCCGCCGGGGTCGGCGTGGCCGTCGGGCGCGCGGTGCGGACGGCGATCGTGGTCATCAGCCTCACCGACTTCTTCCTCAGCCTGGCGATCTGGGGCGCCACGACGACCGTGAAGGTGGCGGGCTGA
- a CDS encoding MCE family protein, giving the protein MRRRSIAGPLSKSLAFIVVTVLATAVLAISIANTGVGDTVSYRARFIDTTGLIVGDSVRIAGVRVGQVEKIRVVDRRFAEVRFNVERDRPLPAATTARIKYLNMVGQRFVELGRGEGQIAGNAATLRPGDTIPVQRTSPALDLTQLFDGFQPLFQALSPNDVNKLAGELIQVFQGEGATVESLIATVGSLTNTLASKDRVIGQVIDNLATVVETVNAREGEFVGLVTTLRRLVQGFASDRKVFGEAIVSLGDLAETTGDLLKDARPPLRENIRQLGRLSDNLADSTPLVENFLRKLPVKLQTVGRIASYGSWLNFYMCEAKISGVDWDTGDDSWFGPTAPGPPPTGITLKEQRCKG; this is encoded by the coding sequence GTGAGACGCAGGAGCATCGCCGGGCCGCTGTCGAAGTCCCTCGCGTTCATCGTCGTCACCGTGCTGGCCACCGCCGTGCTGGCGATCAGCATCGCCAACACCGGCGTGGGCGACACGGTCTCGTACCGGGCGCGGTTCATCGACACCACCGGGCTGATCGTCGGGGACAGCGTCCGGATCGCCGGGGTCCGCGTCGGCCAGGTGGAGAAGATCCGGGTGGTGGACCGCAGGTTCGCCGAGGTCCGCTTCAACGTGGAACGCGACCGGCCGCTGCCCGCCGCGACGACCGCGCGGATCAAGTACCTCAACATGGTCGGCCAGCGGTTCGTCGAACTCGGCAGGGGCGAGGGCCAGATCGCCGGGAACGCCGCCACGCTGCGGCCCGGGGACACCATCCCGGTGCAGCGGACCAGCCCGGCGCTCGACCTGACCCAGTTGTTCGACGGGTTCCAGCCGCTGTTCCAGGCGCTGTCGCCGAACGACGTCAACAAGCTCGCCGGCGAGCTGATCCAGGTCTTCCAGGGCGAGGGCGCCACGGTGGAGAGCCTGATCGCCACCGTGGGCTCGCTGACCAACACGCTGGCGTCCAAGGACCGGGTGATCGGCCAGGTCATCGACAACCTCGCCACCGTGGTCGAGACGGTCAACGCGCGCGAGGGCGAGTTCGTCGGACTCGTCACCACGCTGCGTCGGCTCGTCCAGGGGTTCGCCTCGGACCGGAAGGTGTTCGGCGAGGCGATCGTCTCGCTGGGCGACCTCGCGGAGACCACCGGCGACCTCCTCAAGGACGCCAGACCGCCGCTGCGGGAGAACATCCGGCAGCTCGGCCGGCTTTCGGACAACCTCGCCGACAGCACCCCGCTGGTGGAGAACTTCCTCCGGAAACTGCCCGTCAAGCTGCAGACGGTCGGCCGGATCGCCTCCTACGGCTCCTGGCTGAACTTCTACATGTGCGAGGCGAAGATCTCCGGCGTCGACTGGGACACCGGCGACGACTCGTGGTTCGGCCCGACGGCCCCGGGCCCGCCTCCCACGGGCATCACGCTGAAGGAACAGAGGTGCAAGGGATGA
- a CDS encoding ABC transporter ATP-binding protein, whose amino-acid sequence MGIEVVVEGLSKSFGRQTIWQDVSLTLPAGEVSVMLGPSGTGKTVFLKSLIGLIKPERGRVMINGVDMVSSSERRLHEVRKLFGIMFQDGALFGSLNLFENIAFPLREHTRKKESEIRRIVLEKMDMVGLAGAEGKLPGEISGGMRKRAGLARALVLDPQIILCDEPDSGLDPVRTAYLSQLLIDLNAQIDATMLIVTHNIDIASTVPDNMGMLFRRNLVTFGPREVLLTSEEPVVSQFLRGRRVGPIGMSEEKDAATMALEQARAAEEDEDDDPFTIPRQLRPSPGLPPRQGAARRRERVLSLIHQLPVPAQQAVLENLNAETLHAATAAGRRGPGAPGAVAPAQPTMAPAPARPGAAPSQPGAAPARPDPAPPGRAVPPTAPPGHRLLPPDMQPPSTGGGPR is encoded by the coding sequence ATGGGAATCGAAGTGGTCGTGGAGGGGCTCTCCAAGTCCTTCGGCCGGCAGACGATCTGGCAGGACGTCTCGCTCACCCTGCCGGCCGGCGAGGTCAGCGTCATGCTGGGGCCCTCGGGCACCGGCAAGACGGTCTTCCTGAAATCACTGATCGGCCTGATCAAACCCGAGCGCGGCCGGGTGATGATCAATGGCGTGGACATGGTGAGCAGTTCCGAAAGGCGACTGCACGAGGTCCGCAAGCTCTTCGGGATCATGTTCCAGGACGGTGCGCTGTTCGGCTCGCTCAACCTGTTCGAGAACATCGCCTTCCCGCTGCGCGAGCACACCAGGAAGAAGGAGTCCGAGATCCGGCGCATCGTGCTGGAGAAGATGGACATGGTGGGCCTGGCGGGGGCCGAGGGCAAGCTGCCCGGCGAGATCTCCGGCGGCATGCGCAAGCGCGCCGGACTGGCCCGCGCGCTGGTCCTGGACCCGCAGATCATCCTGTGCGACGAGCCGGACTCCGGCCTCGACCCGGTCCGCACCGCCTACCTGTCACAGCTCCTCATCGACCTGAACGCGCAGATCGACGCGACCATGCTCATCGTCACCCACAACATCGACATCGCCTCGACCGTGCCCGACAACATGGGCATGCTGTTCCGCCGCAACCTGGTCACGTTCGGGCCCCGCGAGGTGCTGCTGACCAGCGAGGAGCCGGTGGTGTCGCAGTTCCTGCGGGGCCGCCGGGTCGGGCCCATCGGCATGTCCGAGGAGAAGGACGCCGCGACCATGGCGCTGGAGCAGGCGCGGGCCGCCGAGGAGGACGAGGACGACGACCCCTTCACGATCCCGCGCCAGCTCCGACCGAGCCCCGGGCTGCCGCCCCGGCAGGGCGCGGCCCGCCGCCGGGAACGGGTGCTGTCACTGATCCACCAGCTCCCTGTGCCCGCCCAGCAGGCCGTCCTGGAGAACCTCAACGCCGAGACCCTGCACGCGGCGACCGCCGCCGGGCGACGGGGCCCCGGCGCGCCGGGCGCGGTCGCCCCCGCCCAACCCACCATGGCGCCCGCACCCGCCCGACCCGGCGCCGCCCCCTCCCAGCCCGGCGCCGCCCCGGCCCGACCCGACCCGGCGCCCCCTGGCCGGGCCGTTCCGCCGACGGCTCCACCCGGGCATCGGCTGCTCCCGCCGGACATGCAGCCGCCCTCGACCGGCGGGGGACCGCGATGA
- a CDS encoding MlaE family ABC transporter permease — MTTPQYNLLGVGALRETGKLFALAGAVTRGVFRRPFQVRELIEQFWFIASVTILPTALVSIPFGAVIALQVGSLAQQLGAQSFTGAASVLAVIQQASPLIVALLISGAGGSAICADIGSRKIREEIDAMTVMGVSPIQRLIVPRVLACMAVALLLNGLVSVVGVVGGYFFNVIMQGGTPGAYLASFSALAQLPDLYISELKALIFGFIAGVVAAHRGLNPRGGPKGVGDAVNQSVVIAFMLLFFVNVVLTAIYLQVVPPKGS; from the coding sequence ATGACGACGCCGCAGTACAACCTCCTCGGCGTCGGCGCGCTGCGCGAGACCGGGAAGCTGTTCGCGCTCGCCGGGGCCGTGACACGCGGGGTCTTCCGGCGCCCGTTCCAGGTCCGGGAGCTGATCGAGCAGTTCTGGTTCATCGCCAGCGTCACCATCCTGCCGACCGCGCTGGTCTCGATCCCGTTCGGCGCGGTCATCGCGTTGCAGGTCGGGTCGCTGGCGCAGCAGCTCGGCGCGCAGTCGTTCACCGGCGCGGCCAGCGTGCTGGCGGTCATCCAGCAGGCCAGCCCGCTGATCGTGGCGCTGCTGATCTCCGGTGCGGGCGGCTCGGCGATCTGCGCCGACATCGGCTCGCGAAAGATCCGCGAGGAGATCGACGCGATGACGGTGATGGGCGTCTCGCCGATCCAACGGCTGATCGTCCCCCGCGTGCTGGCCTGCATGGCGGTGGCCCTGCTGCTGAACGGGCTGGTCTCGGTGGTCGGCGTGGTCGGCGGCTACTTCTTCAACGTGATCATGCAGGGCGGCACCCCGGGCGCGTACCTGGCCAGCTTCTCGGCCCTGGCCCAACTGCCCGACCTGTACATCAGCGAGCTCAAGGCGCTGATCTTCGGCTTCATCGCCGGGGTGGTGGCCGCCCACCGCGGGCTCAACCCGCGCGGCGGACCCAAGGGGGTCGGGGACGCGGTCAACCAGTCGGTGGTCATCGCGTTCATGCTCCTGTTCTTCGTCAACGTCGTGCTCACGGCCATCTACCTGCAGGTCGTGCCCCCGAAGGGAAGCTGA